DNA from Acidobacteriota bacterium:
ACCGCGACTTCCTGCCCGCGAACTGGGACTACTACCAGGCCACGTTCTGGGACTTCGCGTCGCTGATCGGCAGCTTCGGCCTGTTCTTCACGATGTTCTGCCTGTTCGCCCGCTTCCTGCCGATGGTGGCCACGGCGGAGGTCAAGACCGTGCTGCCGGAGGCGGATCCGCACCAGGGCGAGGAACTCGTGCGCGTGGTGCCCGCCGGGTCGGGGGTGGAGCCTTCGCCGCAGGCGGCGCCGGCCGGCGGGGGAGGCGCCTGACATGGGCCTGATGACCCTGGACGTGCCGGAAGCGGCGGCGGGCTACAGCCACTACGGCGTCCTGGCCCGCTTCGAGACCGCCAAGGCGCTCTACCGTGCCTGTGAGGCGGTTCGCGACGCCGGGTACTCGAAGTGGGACGCGCTGACGCCGTTCCCGGTCCATGGACTCGAGAAGGCGATGGGACTGAAGCCGTCCAGGCTGCCGTTCCTCGTGCTGGCCACGGGGCTTTCCGGCGCCGGCCTGGGCTTCGCCCTGCAGAGCTGGGTCCACATCAAGGCCTACCCGCTGATCATCAGCGGCAAGCCGCTGTTCACGTGGCCCGCGTTCGTGCCGGTGACCTTCGAGCTGGGCGTGCTCGGCGCGGCGCTGGGAGCGGTACTCGGCATGTTCGCCTTCAACAAGCTGCCGACGTACCACCATCCGCTGTTCCGGTCGGAGAACTTCGCCCGCGTCACGGACGACGGGCTGTTCATCGCCATCGAGGCCTGGGATCCCAAGTACGACGACCAGGACACCGCGGAGTTCCTGAGCGGGCTCGGGGCGGTCGAGGTCGAGCACGTGCCGATCGACGATCCGGCGGAAGACGGTGACGGGGGAGGCGCCGCCTGATGGCTCACGGGCCTCGCATCGTTCGCCTGGACCAGTTGGTCATCCGGCCGGGAAGCGGCTGGGCTCGCCTGCCCCTGATAGCGGGCGGGGTCGGCCTCGTCTTCACCGCCGTGTCGATCGTGCTGGCGACGGGCTCCAAGGAGAGCACGAAGCAGTTCTTCCACTCCTGGCTCGTGGCCGTCGTCTTCTTCCTCTGCATCGGCCTCGGCTGTCTGTTCTTCGTGCTGATTCACCACGCGACGAAGGCCGGCTGGGGCGTCGTGGTGCGCCGCCTGGCCGAGAACCTGGCCTGTACGGTGCCCGTGCTGGCGGTCCTCTTCGTTCCGGTCGTGGCCCTGGGCATGTACGACCTGTTCCACTGGACCCACGCCGACGCGGTGGCCCATGACCGCTTGCTGCAGGTCAAGGAGCCCTGGCTCAACGAGACCGGCTTCTGGATTCGTACGGTGATCTACTTCGCGGTCTGGAGCGGGTTGGCCTTCTACTTCCGCAACATGTCGCGGCGGCAGGACGAGAGCGCCGACGAGGCGCTCTCCCGCCGAATGGCGCGATTCAGCCCCGTCGCCGTCGCCCTCTTCGCCGTGACGTTGACCTTCGCCGGTTTCGACTGGCTGATGTCGCTCGAGCCGCACTGGTACTCGACGATGTTCGGCGTCTACTTCTTCGCCGGCACGGTTGTCTCGGCGTTCGCGGCGCTGACCGTCTTCACGCTGGCGTTCGAACGGTCCGGCCACTTCCGGGGCGTGGTCACCGGCGAGCACTTCCACGATCTCGGCAAGCTGCTGTTCGCCTTTACCGTGTTCTGGGCCTACATCGCCTTCAGCCAGTTCTTCCTCATCTGGTACGCGAACATCCCGGAGGAAACGAACTGGTTCCTCAGCCGGCTGCACGGCACGGACCTCAATCCGGCGAGCTGGCGGTCCGCGACCATGCTGCTGGCCATCGGCCACTTCGCCGTCCCGTTCTTCTTCCTCATGCCCCGGACGATCAAGCGCAATCGCACCCTGCTGCTGATCGGCGCGGTCTGGATGCTGGCCATGCACCTCTGGGACCTGTTCTGGCTGGTCATGCCGAACCTGCACCGGGAGATGACCTTCAGCCTTCTCGACGTGACCTCCCTTCTCGGCGTTGGCGGCCTGTTCCTGGCAACCGCGGGCTGGCTCCTGGGCCGCGGCTCGCTGGTGCCGTCCGGGGATCCGCGGCTCGTCGAGTCCCTGGCCTTCGAGAACATCTGAGGCCGAGAACATCCGAAGCACTCGGGGGTCGCACGTCCGTCAGCCGTTCGTCTTGTTCCACCCGCCGGTCCTTGCTACGCTGCGCAGCGTTCCAGGACCTCTTGCAACACTCCCCCTGTCAAGGAGCATCGACATGATTCCGAAGCAGACGATCCGCGTCTGTGCCGTTCTTCTCGCCTTCGCCCTGGCTTCCTCCTCGGTTGCCCTCGGCGGCACGATTGTCGGCAAGGTCACGTACGAAGGACGGACACCGCCGCAACGTCCGATGAGGATGGACGCGGACCCGAAGTGCGCCGAGAAGCACAGCGGCACGGTTCTCGACCAGACCTTCATGATCGGGGATGGCGGCGCCTTCGCCAACGTCTTCCTGGTGATCACCGAGGGCCTCGAAGGGAAGTCCTTCGATGCGCCGTCGCAGCCGGTCGTCATGGACCAGAACGGCTGCATCTACACGCCGCGCATCATGGGCATCCAGGTCGGCCAGCAGTTCAAGGTGAAGAACTCGGACGGCCTGCTGCACAACGTCCACTCGCTGTCCAAGGACAACCCTCCGTTCAACCGGGCGATGCCGGCCAGCGTGACCGAGGCCGACTACAGCTTCGACAAGACAGAGCGCTTCAGGATCAAGTGCGACGTCCATCCCTGGATGACTTCCTGGGTGACGGTCGTCGATCATCCGTTCTACGCGGTGTCGGGCGCCGACGGCTCCTTCCGCATAGAGAACGTGCCTGCCGGCACCTACACGATCGAGGCCCGGCATGAGTTCGAGAGGTTCAAGGTCTACTCCGAGACCGTCGAGGTCGGCGACAGCGGCACCGTGACGGCGAACTTCGTGTTCAAGCCGGAGTAGACGAGGAACCTCAGCAAGTAGCTAGAAAGGAGCGGCGTCCATGGCGGAGCCCGTTCACGCTTCATCTGCACACGACGAGCATCATCACGAGCAGAGCTTCTGGCGGAAGTACATCTTCTCGACCGATCACAAGGTGATCGGCGTCCAGTACTCGGTCACGGGTCTGGCGTTTCTCTTCTTCGGGTTCGTCCTGATGATGGTGATGCGCTGGAATCTCGCCTACCCCGGCGAGCCGATCCCCTTGATCGGTTCGCTCCTCGGCGAGAACCGGGCGCCCGGCGGCATCATGCTGCCGGACTTCTACAACGAGCTCGGCGCCATGCACGGCACGATCATGGTGTTCCTCGGCGTCGTGCCGCTCGCCGTCGGCGGCTTCGGGAACTTCGTCATGCCGTTGCAGCTCGGCGCCCCGGACATGGCCTTCCCGCGGATCAACATGATCAGCTACTGGTGCCTGTTCATGGGCGGCGTGACGATGTTCGCCAGCTTCTTCCTGCCGAACGGCGCCGCGGGTAACGGCTGGACCTCCTACTCGCCGCTGGCCGACATCGCGCTGAACGGCCAGACCGCCTGGCTGATCGGGATGATCTTCCTGATCACGTCGTCTCTGCTGGGCGCGGTCAACTTCATCACCACGGCGATCCAGCTCCGTGCGCCGGGGATGACCTGGATGCGCCTGCCGTTCTTCTGCTGGGCGCAGATCGTGACCGCCTTCCTCCTGCTGCTGGCCTTCCCTCCGCTCGAGGCCGCGGGTGTGCTGCAGTTGATGGACCGGGTCGCGAACACGAGCTTCTTCATCCCGGAGGGTCTGGTGGTCGGCGGCGAAGTGGTCGACCGGAGCGGAGGCGGCAGTCCGCTGCTCTGGCAGCACCTGTTCTGGTTCCTGGCCCACCCCGAGGTCTACGTCCTCATCCTGCCGGCGATGGGGATCGTCGCCGAGGTGATCGCGAACAACAGCCGGAAGCCGCTCTGGGGCTACCGCTCGATGGTCTACTCGCTGATCTTCCTCGGTTTCATGAGCTTCATCGTCTGGGCGCACCACATGTTCATCACGGGCATGGGCTCGGTGATGTCCACCTTCTTCCAGACGACGACGATGATCATCTCGATCCCGTCGGTCATCATCCTGAGCGCGCTGTTCATCTCGCTGTGGGGCGGTTCCATCCGCTACAACACGCCGATGCTGTTCGCGCTCGGCTTCCTGCCGATGTTCGGCATTGGAGGGCTGACCGGGCTGCCGCTCGGTCTCTCGGCGGCCGACATCCCGCTCCACGACACCTACTACGTGATTGGCCATTTCCACTACGTCGTGGCGCCCGGAACCCTGTTCGCGCTGTTCGCAGGCGTCTACTACTGGTTCCCCAAGGTGACGGGGCGCAAGATGAACGAGTTCCTGGGCCAACTCCACTTCTGGCCGTCGCTCGTCTTCATGAACGGGGTCTTCTTCCCGATGATGATCCAGGGCCTGAACGGCGTTTCGCGGCGGCTTGCGGACGGCGGCATCACCTACGACTTCGCCGGCGAGGTCGCGGGTCTCAACCGCATGATGTCGGTCTCGGCCTGGTGCCTGGCGCTGGCCCAGATTCCGTTCATCATCAACTTCTTCATGAGCATCCGTAGCGGCGAGAAGGCCGGCCGCAACCCCTGGAACTCGACCACGGTCGAGTGGCTGGCGCCGTCGCCGGCGCCGCACGGGAACTTCGATCAGGAGATCGTGGTCACGCGTGGACCGTACGAGTACAGCGTCCCCGGTAGCGACAAGGACTACGTCCCACAGGCCGAACCGGCCTCCACCTGACCGTTCGAGGACCCCAAAGAGATGGAAATCCCCTACACGGTAGAGGCCCACCCCGAAACCGGCCTCAACAACGGCAAGATCGGCATCTGGCTGTTTCTGACCTCGGAGGTCATGCTGTTCGGGGCGCTGTTCGCCACGTTCATCATGCTGCGCATCGGGTCGGACGGCAACTGGGCCGCGATGCAGGCGGAAGCGGAACTCAACATTCCGCTGGCGACGCTCAATACCGCCGTGCTGATCGCCTCCAGTCTGACGATGGTCATGGCCTGGGCGTCGCTGATGCGCGGGCAGTTGGGGCGGTTCAAGGTGTTCGGCTGGTTGACCGTCGGCTGCGGCGGCATCTTCCTGGTGATCAAGTACTTCGAGTACACGGCGAAGTTCGAGCACCACCACTACCCCGAGTCGAACACCTTCCTCGCCATCTACTTCGCCATGACCGGGCTCCACGCCCTGCACGTGATCGGTGGCATGGCCTGGAACGCCTACTTCACCGGGCCGGGATCGAAGCTGTTCCACACGAACCGGCAGTGGCTGACCGACCGGGTCGAACACTCGGGTCTGTTCTGGCACTTCGTCGACCTGGTCTGGATCTTCCTCTTCCCCGTCTTCTACCTGCTGTAGCGGACGCCAGCAGCCCTGAGTATCTGGTCAACCCTGGAGCTAGTCGCATCCCATGAGTGAACACGTCGATATCGACAAGCAGGTCCGCATCTACTTTCTGGTGTTCGGCGCGCTGATGGTGGGCACTGCCGCCACGGTCGGCGCGTACTACCTGGAGGTCTCGGTGCCGGTGGCCCTGACCATCGGTCTGTTCATCGCCAGCGTCAAGGCGTCCCTGGTCGCCTGCTTCTTCATGCACCTGATCGACGAGAAGAAGGTCATCTACTGGACGCTGGCGCTGACCGTGGCGTTCTTCATCGCCCTGATGGCGCTGCCGCTCCTGACGTCCGTCGCCGATCAGGTCGGAGAGTTCGCGGAAGTCGAGGCGCACGAAGCTCACTGACAGCTTCGCTGATCGAGCCATGAATCTGAAGGTCATCCACATCGTCTTCGTCGGCAGCGCCGTTCTCCTGGCGCTGTTCTTCGGCGGCTGGTGTCTGGCGCAGGGGAGCGCGTACGCGGTCGGCGCCGTCCTGTCCTTCGCGGTCGCGGCGGCGCTCGTCTGGTACGGCATCTGGTTCTGGCGCAAGATCACGACCCCCGAGGAAGAGTGGGCCCGCCGCCGGAAGCTGTTCCGCACGATTCCTGTTGCCGTGGCGGCCTGGCTCTTCGCCTCCGAACCGGCGGCCTGGGCCTGCTCGGTCTGCTACGGGGCTGCCGAAGGGACGATGATCGACGCGGCGCGAGCCGGCGTCTGGTTCCTGCTGGCGGCTGTCTTCGTGATGCAGGGGGCCTTCGTCCTCTTCTTTCTCTATCTCCGGCGCCGCGCCCGGCGTCTGCGAACCGACCCGGTGCCGCCCTGGTGGAGCACCGTTGAGGAGCCTGTCAAGTCATGATGGATGCCATGTTCCCGGTGGCGGCGTCGGAGCACGCCGGCCGGATCGACACCATGATCGACGCGGTGCACTACCTGATGCTCGCGCTCTTCATCGTCTGGGCCGCGTTCTTCGTATACGTGCTGATTCGTTTCCGGGCGCGTCGGAACCCGAAGGCGGACTACGTCGGCGTCAAGAGCAAGATGAGCACCTACGGCGAGGTCGCGGTGGCGATCGCGGAGGGGATTCTCCTGCTCGGCTTCTCGATCCCCATGTGGGCGGAACGGGTGGACGAAGTGCCGCCGGAGTCGGACGCGACGGTGGTACGGGTCGTGGCGCAGCAGTTTGCGTGGAACGTCTGGTACCCGGGGGCTGATGGCGAGTTCGGCACGCAGGACCTGTCACTGATAGACGAAGCGACCAATCCGATCGGTCTCGACCGCGACAGCGAGGCGGGCGCCGACGACATCTGGACCGTGAACCAGTTGCACCTCCCGGTCGACAAGGCGGCGATCATCCACCTGTCGTCCAAGGACGTGATCCACAGCTTCAACCTGCCGAACATGCGGATCAAGCAGGACACCATCCCGGGTATCTCGATTCCGGTCTGGTTCGTTCCCACCAAGACGACGGCCCAGATCCGCGAGGAGACCGGCAATCCGGACTACGTCTACGAGATCGCCTGCGCCCAGCTCTGCGGCAACAGCCACTACTCGATGCGGGGCTTCCTGACCGTGCACACTGAGGAAGAGTTCCAGGCCTGGCTCGACGAGGAAGCGTCCTACCTCACCGGCAGCGACGACGACTTCTTCGACTTCTAGGAGCTTGCACCGAGGGAACGCAGCGAAGCGAGTTCCCTCGGTGCAAGGTGCTAGGGCGGTAGGGGCTGGGGCCAAACACGGGGTCTGCGACGGGTTTGGCGGCGCCAGGAACCGGCCGCAGGGCCGGCTCCGCCTTGTCCGCCCCGGGTGTACGCTCTGAGGCATGACCGCGTGGACACCCCTCTGGGGACGCCGCGAACTACTGAAGGCGGCCTGGGTTGGGCCTGCCGCCGCGGCCGCCGCGGTTAGCGCCCGGGCCGCTGCCGGGCAGGAAGCCGACGAGGCCGAGGCCGCTCGCCAGCCGGACGAAGCGGCGCTCGAGGCATACCGCGCCGGTTTCGCCGCGCCGGCACTCGAGCGCGTGCGGATCGGTTTCGTCGGCGTCGGTCTCCAGGGCGGCAGCCACGTGCGGAACTTCCTTCGCATCGAGGGCGTCGACGTCGTCGCGGTCTGCGACATCGACGAACCGCGGGCCGAGGAGGTCGCCTCGTGGGTCGTCGATGCGGACAACGAGCCGCCGGAGCTCTACACGCGGGGCGATACCGACTTCAAGCGCCTCTGCGAGCGCGACGACATCGACCTCGTCTTCAACGCGACGCCCTGGCGGTGGCACGTGCCGGTCTGCGTCGAGGCGATGGAGACCGAAAAGCACACGGCGGTCGAGGTACCGGCCGCGATCACGCTCGAGGGCTGCTGGCGTCTGGTCGAGACCGCCGAACGCACCGCGCGGCACTGCGTGATGATGGAGAACTGCAACTACGGCCGCAGCGAGATGATGGTCCTGAACATGGTGCGCCAGGGCCTGCTGGGCGACCTTCTCCACGGCGAGGCCGCCTACATCCACGACCTGCGGTCGATCAAGTTCTCGGACGCGAACGAGGGTCTTTGGCGCCTGCAGCACTCGGTCGAGCGCAACGCGAACCTCTATCCGACTCACGGACTCGGGCCGGTGGCCCAGTGCATGGACATCAACCGGGGCGACTGCTTCGACTACCTCGTGTCGCTGTCGAGCCCGGCGAAGGGGCTGGCGCTCTACGCGAAGGAGCGCTTCGGCGCGGACGATCCGCGCGCAAGGGTTCGCTACACCCTGGGCGACATGAACTCGAGCCTGATCCGGACGCGGCGCGGCCGGAGCATCCTGCTTCAGCACGACACGACGACGCCCAGGCCGTACAGCCGGCTCAACCTGGTGCAGGGTACCCGCGGCGTGTTCGCGGGATTCCCGGACCGGAT
Protein-coding regions in this window:
- a CDS encoding DUF3341 domain-containing protein, whose translation is MGLMTLDVPEAAAGYSHYGVLARFETAKALYRACEAVRDAGYSKWDALTPFPVHGLEKAMGLKPSRLPFLVLATGLSGAGLGFALQSWVHIKAYPLIISGKPLFTWPAFVPVTFELGVLGAALGAVLGMFAFNKLPTYHHPLFRSENFARVTDDGLFIAIEAWDPKYDDQDTAEFLSGLGAVEVEHVPIDDPAEDGDGGGAA
- a CDS encoding quinol:cytochrome C oxidoreductase, with the translated sequence MAHGPRIVRLDQLVIRPGSGWARLPLIAGGVGLVFTAVSIVLATGSKESTKQFFHSWLVAVVFFLCIGLGCLFFVLIHHATKAGWGVVVRRLAENLACTVPVLAVLFVPVVALGMYDLFHWTHADAVAHDRLLQVKEPWLNETGFWIRTVIYFAVWSGLAFYFRNMSRRQDESADEALSRRMARFSPVAVALFAVTLTFAGFDWLMSLEPHWYSTMFGVYFFAGTVVSAFAALTVFTLAFERSGHFRGVVTGEHFHDLGKLLFAFTVFWAYIAFSQFFLIWYANIPEETNWFLSRLHGTDLNPASWRSATMLLAIGHFAVPFFFLMPRTIKRNRTLLLIGAVWMLAMHLWDLFWLVMPNLHREMTFSLLDVTSLLGVGGLFLATAGWLLGRGSLVPSGDPRLVESLAFENI
- a CDS encoding carboxypeptidase regulatory-like domain-containing protein, whose product is MIPKQTIRVCAVLLAFALASSSVALGGTIVGKVTYEGRTPPQRPMRMDADPKCAEKHSGTVLDQTFMIGDGGAFANVFLVITEGLEGKSFDAPSQPVVMDQNGCIYTPRIMGIQVGQQFKVKNSDGLLHNVHSLSKDNPPFNRAMPASVTEADYSFDKTERFRIKCDVHPWMTSWVTVVDHPFYAVSGADGSFRIENVPAGTYTIEARHEFERFKVYSETVEVGDSGTVTANFVFKPE
- a CDS encoding cbb3-type cytochrome c oxidase subunit I, coding for MAEPVHASSAHDEHHHEQSFWRKYIFSTDHKVIGVQYSVTGLAFLFFGFVLMMVMRWNLAYPGEPIPLIGSLLGENRAPGGIMLPDFYNELGAMHGTIMVFLGVVPLAVGGFGNFVMPLQLGAPDMAFPRINMISYWCLFMGGVTMFASFFLPNGAAGNGWTSYSPLADIALNGQTAWLIGMIFLITSSLLGAVNFITTAIQLRAPGMTWMRLPFFCWAQIVTAFLLLLAFPPLEAAGVLQLMDRVANTSFFIPEGLVVGGEVVDRSGGGSPLLWQHLFWFLAHPEVYVLILPAMGIVAEVIANNSRKPLWGYRSMVYSLIFLGFMSFIVWAHHMFITGMGSVMSTFFQTTTMIISIPSVIILSALFISLWGGSIRYNTPMLFALGFLPMFGIGGLTGLPLGLSAADIPLHDTYYVIGHFHYVVAPGTLFALFAGVYYWFPKVTGRKMNEFLGQLHFWPSLVFMNGVFFPMMIQGLNGVSRRLADGGITYDFAGEVAGLNRMMSVSAWCLALAQIPFIINFFMSIRSGEKAGRNPWNSTTVEWLAPSPAPHGNFDQEIVVTRGPYEYSVPGSDKDYVPQAEPAST
- a CDS encoding cytochrome c oxidase subunit 3 codes for the protein MEIPYTVEAHPETGLNNGKIGIWLFLTSEVMLFGALFATFIMLRIGSDGNWAAMQAEAELNIPLATLNTAVLIASSLTMVMAWASLMRGQLGRFKVFGWLTVGCGGIFLVIKYFEYTAKFEHHHYPESNTFLAIYFAMTGLHALHVIGGMAWNAYFTGPGSKLFHTNRQWLTDRVEHSGLFWHFVDLVWIFLFPVFYLL
- a CDS encoding cytochrome C oxidase subunit IV family protein, which encodes MSEHVDIDKQVRIYFLVFGALMVGTAATVGAYYLEVSVPVALTIGLFIASVKASLVACFFMHLIDEKKVIYWTLALTVAFFIALMALPLLTSVADQVGEFAEVEAHEAH
- a CDS encoding Gfo/Idh/MocA family oxidoreductase, which produces MTAWTPLWGRRELLKAAWVGPAAAAAAVSARAAAGQEADEAEAARQPDEAALEAYRAGFAAPALERVRIGFVGVGLQGGSHVRNFLRIEGVDVVAVCDIDEPRAEEVASWVVDADNEPPELYTRGDTDFKRLCERDDIDLVFNATPWRWHVPVCVEAMETEKHTAVEVPAAITLEGCWRLVETAERTARHCVMMENCNYGRSEMMVLNMVRQGLLGDLLHGEAAYIHDLRSIKFSDANEGLWRLQHSVERNANLYPTHGLGPVAQCMDINRGDCFDYLVSLSSPAKGLALYAKERFGADDPRARVRYTLGDMNSSLIRTRRGRSILLQHDTTTPRPYSRLNLVQGTRGVFAGFPDRIFIEGEAEGHDWSDVEPYRERFEHPLWAQRADDAEGAGHGGMDYLEDYRLIRCLLEGAPMDMDVYDAAALSAPVELSELSVARGSEPVEFPDFTRGAYRTRPPLGIVA